From Sphingobacteriales bacterium:
TGACGCAACCCAGCCTGCCGAGTATTTACAGCTATTAATCCTTTGTGATACCATTATTGAAAATATAACCCAAAATTTAAACGAACAACAAGCACAACTTTTAGCCGTTTATGTGCGCAAAGGCATATCGCACCGCCGTTTAAACCAACCACAGGCAGCTTTAATTGCCTACGAAAAAGCCATAACCTTAGCCAATATTTTAAATATTGAAAACAACTGGACTATTGATGCCTACCGAAATGCCGCCAAAGCACACAGCAAAAATTTAGCCTACAAAAAATCGACTGTCTATTTAGAAAAAGCCTTGAGAATGGCTAAAAAAAAACAAACAAAATAAAGCAATTGATGATGTGTTTTGCGACCTTGCTCCTGTTTACCACTTTACCAACCAATACAACAAAATTGAGGCCTTATACAACGAAGTAAAAAATTTGCCCGATTTGTCGGCAACGCAGCAGGCAATAATAATTAATAACGTACTGCTGTTTATTTACGACCAAAGTCAACAATACCAAAAAGGCAAAACAGCAGCTCAAAAAGCTATTCAGTTGCTTAAAAAAACGCAAAACGACCGTACAA
This genomic window contains:
- a CDS encoding tetratricopeptide repeat protein; the protein is MKLFTGGILLLACALSFPKYIATLQAQNQGNQGQSLPLPDTNKINTILTDTSYANECRLAAVFWHSLDSNNLAFNCYLEAAEQFAHAQQWIPYANMAHMAVTMYDATQPAEYLQLLILCDTIIENITQNLNEQQAQLLAVYVRKGISHRRLNQPQAALIAYEKAITLANILNIENNWTIDAYRNAAKAHSKNLAYKKSTVYLEKALRMAKKKQTK